Genomic segment of Candidatus Binatia bacterium:
CGGCCGCGGCTGGTTACCCATCCCGATCCCATATCGCAGCAAGGCCCCCATTCTGAACGACTGGCCGGCGCTGCGACTCACCGTCGCCACCGCGCCGAGCTACTTCAACGGGCAAGCCGCCAACGTGGGACTGTTACTCGGCACCCCTCTCGTCGACGTCGATCTCGATTGCAACGAGGCGCTAGCCGTCGCCGAAGACTGGCTACCGCCGACCGACCGCACCAGCGGTCGGCCGGATGGGCGCGTAACTCACCATTGGTATCTCTCACCCGAGCCGCTCGTAACGGAACGTCTCAAGGACCCCGCCCTATCGAAGACGGGGAAGGATACGCTCGTAGAGCTGCGCGGCCTGAAAGCCGACGGCACCGTCGGCGCCCAGACACTCGCGCCTCCCTCTACCCACCCCGACGATGAGGCGCCGCTGCGCTGGTACGCCGAGGGCGAACCGGCGACCGTACCGGCGGCTGCATTGCGCGTGGCCGTCCGGCGCGTTGCGGCGTGCGCATTGCTGGCGCGGTACTGGCCCGGCGAGGGCGGACGTCACGATGCCACATTGGCGCTGGCCGGCATGCTGGCCCGGGCCGGCTGGTCGGAGACCGACGCAGGGCGCCTGGTGCGAAGTGTGTGCCGGGCCGCGAGCGATACCGAGGTGACCGACCGGGTGCGAGCCGTGGGCGACACGTTCGCCGCACTTGCCGCCGGCAAACCCGCAACCGGACTGCCCCGGCTCGCGGCGTGTATCAGACATGGTGATATCGTCGCGCCACGAGTCGCACTGTGGCTCGGGAACCGAGCCGATGACGTCGAGGCGAGCGAACCGCCCCCCCTCGATGTGTTCGGCGACGCGACACTTGCCGGGTCGCCACCGCTCGAAGCCGCGATGCTGCCCGAAGTAATCGCGCGGTTCGCCGCCGATGAGGCGGAACGGCTTGGTGTGGATCTGGCCATGCTGGCGCTGCCGTGCCTCGTCACGGCTGCCGCAGCAATCGACGATTCGCACCGTCTACAACCGAAACGATACGATGCAGGCTGGACGGAGTCGCCGCGGCTGTGGCTAGGGATCGTCGACGAATCCGGCCACCGGAAAACCCCGGCGCTGCGGAAGGCAACGGCGCCGCTTCGGGCAATCGAGAGAGATTGGCTCAAGACGGACCTGCGCGCGCTGGCCGACTACGAAAAAGCGATGCAACGCCACCGGGCCGCGATGCGACGCAAAGGCGGAACGGACCTTGACGAACCGGCCCGGCCGACGGTGCGCCGGCTCGTGGTGGACGACGCGACGATCGAGTCACTGAGCGACATCTTG
This window contains:
- a CDS encoding DUF3987 domain-containing protein — encoded protein: MDDATAESPLLAAALEYIGRGWLPIPIPYRSKAPILNDWPALRLTVATAPSYFNGQAANVGLLLGTPLVDVDLDCNEALAVAEDWLPPTDRTSGRPDGRVTHHWYLSPEPLVTERLKDPALSKTGKDTLVELRGLKADGTVGAQTLAPPSTHPDDEAPLRWYAEGEPATVPAAALRVAVRRVAACALLARYWPGEGGRHDATLALAGMLARAGWSETDAGRLVRSVCRAASDTEVTDRVRAVGDTFAALAAGKPATGLPRLAACIRHGDIVAPRVALWLGNRADDVEASEPPPLDVFGDATLAGSPPLEAAMLPEVIARFAADEAERLGVDLAMLALPCLVTAAAAIDDSHRLQPKRYDAGWTESPRLWLGIVDESGHRKTPALRKATAPLRAIERDWLKTDLRALADYEKAMQRHRAAMRRKGGTDLDEPARPTVRRLVVDDATIESLSDILADNPRGVLCVRDELSGWFASFDAYRKAAGQDRAHWLELYNGGPRPIDRVVRGRVLVPNWSACLLGGIQPGPMRRLAGKIDDDGLLQRFVVVFPAPGAAEVDRAPDYEALHAYARTLHALVRLDPAGAVYRLDDDAQAVRGVVTRVAHNVVALPDTSPAFRSHLGKWDALFARLTLVYHLVDAASNGTEPAPFASSDTAERVGRLMSDFLLPHAAKFYVDLLGSEHLTHARWIAGHILAHALERISARDVGRAYRELRGDGRRIAATMAQLEVVGWVTPIDTTRGPFPSKWAVNPQVHTRFAARAAAERRRREAVRRQVAEAVAELGLTPEDA